A single genomic interval of Lathyrus oleraceus cultivar Zhongwan6 chromosome 7, CAAS_Psat_ZW6_1.0, whole genome shotgun sequence harbors:
- the LOC127103839 gene encoding uncharacterized protein LOC127103839, giving the protein MAKYKADNAAVRESLAQVQGEMNLFWGNMETILELLQSQRNPASAGTTVDPPAETVVPNSGNRQVVPTDTARLAAPYPWGMPPHLAASLTSGELSSLTWLLLLLLETLAGAPQAPNAQPGMQYFQPATAAQIVPPGFSYSPMWFNPNMPTPIAPEASRPASQVASPVVDPAKPADYQLSDGRIRVIEGFSSFGIDARDLCLVPNVVLPQKFKVPDLAKYKGLSCPRSHLTMYCRKMASHIDNDNLLIHWFQDSLIGASLDWYMSLERSKIRSWRDLSEAILKQYKYNLGMAPTRLQLQNQS; this is encoded by the exons ATGGCCAAATACAAAGCCGACAATGCTGCTGTCCGTGAGTCCCTTGCCCAGGTGCAAGGAGAGATGAACTTGTTCTGGGGCAACATGGAGACCATCCTTGAGCTCCTCCAATCTCAGAGGAACCCTGCCTCTGCGGGAACTACCGTCGACCCTCCGGCGGAAACTGTGGTGCCTAACTCTGGGAACCGCCAGGTGGTCCCCACAGATACCGCTAGGCTTGCTGCTCCCtacccgtggggaatgcctcctCACCTTGCTGCTAGCCTCACTAGTGGGGAGCTTTCTTCCCTCACTTGGCTCTTGCTGTTGCTGCTGGAAACTCTG GCAGGGGCACCTCAGGCCCCCAATGCTCAACCTGGGATGCAATATTTTCAACCTGCTACCGCCGCTCAGATTGTGCCACCAGGTTTCTCTTACTCGCCCATGTGGTTCAACCCGAACATGCCAACACCAATCGCTCCTGAAGCCTCTCGACCGGCCAGTCAGGTCGCTTCTCCCGTTGTTGATCCGGCCAAACCGGCGGATTACCAACTCTCGGACGGCAGAATAAGGGTCATTGAGGGCTTCTCTTCTTTTGGCATAGACGCTCGAGACCTCTGCTTGGTCCCGAACGTGGTGTTGCCTCAAAAGTTCAAGGTACCCGATCTCGCCAAGTACAAAGGCCTTAGCTGTCCCCGTAGTCATCTCACTATGTACTGCAGGAAGATGGCTTCGCATATTGATAACGACAACCTCCTGATTCATTGGTTCCAAGACAGCCTGATTGGGGCTTCCTTAGattggtatatgagtttggagCGCTCGAAGATCCGATCATGGAGAGACCTCTCCGAGGCAATTTTGAAACAATACAAATACAACCTTGGCATGGCTCCAACAAGGCTTCAACTACAGAACCAGTCGTAG